The following coding sequences lie in one bacterium genomic window:
- a CDS encoding GxxExxY protein, whose product MFYQGVEVGIHRLDLFVEDEIVVEIKTVEEISGKYYNQ is encoded by the coding sequence ATATTCTATCAAGGTGTTGAGGTTGGGATTCATAGACTTGATCTTTTTGTTGAAGATGAGATTGTGGTAGAGATTAAAACTGTTGAGGAGATAAGTGGGAAGTATTATAATCAGG